The following are encoded together in the uncultured Sphaerochaeta sp. genome:
- a CDS encoding ROK family transcriptional regulator — MRINNNNFQKNANTSLVAQLIWKSPGISRVDIARELNLYRSTVTNIISALIDDEVVYEGEEGSGVSRGGRKPICLKLNERFGCVVGFDIQPSHYRAVILPDIQPSHYRAVILDITGGLLYQSKGKLPEVGFDEILTFLMDLVLTEIEKLSIPLLAVIAGIPGIVNAEDGIILYAEPFGLKHYDFYDFFAKRYDVLVFVENDANCTAWLEMTINRNVNLGDFMCMIADYHEGNYQFGDRAGIGVGIGLSIGGKVYHGSHHSSGEICTLSWREHNKGQTGLPEELLIKSVSDENAWKTFMKDLFGSLVPILSVLDPRVFFVHGKPFSDEGRIREFLKEECPQFLAVMDKIGCKLLFDTKDEFVVAKGAATMFLQKLFAVPELSEIESRTHFDWEDVIDQAYPMKKTYKKPRLEVTHA, encoded by the coding sequence ATGAGAATCAACAACAACAATTTTCAGAAAAATGCAAATACTTCCTTGGTTGCTCAGTTGATCTGGAAAAGTCCAGGTATCAGCAGGGTCGATATTGCCAGGGAACTGAACCTCTATCGTTCCACCGTTACCAATATTATCAGTGCCTTGATTGATGACGAGGTAGTCTATGAGGGAGAAGAGGGAAGTGGTGTAAGCAGGGGAGGACGGAAGCCGATCTGCCTGAAGCTGAATGAACGTTTCGGCTGTGTTGTAGGTTTCGATATCCAGCCTTCACACTACAGGGCGGTCATTCTACCAGATATCCAGCCTTCACACTACAGGGCGGTCATTCTGGATATTACCGGAGGATTGCTTTACCAGAGCAAAGGAAAACTACCGGAAGTTGGATTTGATGAAATCCTTACTTTCCTGATGGACCTGGTGCTCACAGAGATCGAGAAGCTTTCCATACCATTGCTTGCCGTCATTGCCGGAATTCCGGGTATTGTGAATGCAGAGGATGGCATCATTCTTTATGCAGAACCTTTTGGTCTCAAGCATTATGATTTCTATGACTTCTTTGCAAAACGCTATGACGTACTGGTCTTTGTAGAGAATGATGCGAACTGCACTGCTTGGTTGGAGATGACGATCAACAGAAATGTGAATCTTGGTGATTTCATGTGCATGATCGCAGACTACCATGAAGGGAACTACCAGTTTGGGGACCGTGCAGGTATCGGTGTTGGTATCGGGCTCTCCATTGGTGGGAAAGTTTATCATGGCTCCCATCACAGCAGCGGCGAAATCTGTACGCTGAGCTGGAGGGAGCATAACAAGGGACAGACTGGTTTACCCGAAGAGCTTCTGATCAAGTCTGTCTCTGATGAAAACGCATGGAAGACATTCATGAAAGATCTGTTTGGATCCCTCGTTCCCATCCTTTCTGTATTGGACCCCCGTGTCTTTTTTGTCCATGGAAAACCGTTCAGTGATGAAGGAAGGATCAGGGAGTTCCTCAAGGAGGAGTGCCCGCAATTCCTTGCTGTCATGGACAAAATCGGATGCAAACTGCTCTTCGATACCAAGGACGAGTTTGTGGTAGCAAAGGGAGCTGCGACCATGTTCTTGCAGAAGTTGTTTGCAGTTCCTGAGCTCTCAGAAATAGAAAGTCGTACTCATTTCGATTGGGAGGATGTCATCGATCAAGCATATCCTATGAAGAAAACGTATAAAAAACCCAGGTTGGAGGTTACGCATGCCTAA
- a CDS encoding sugar ABC transporter permease, translating to MPKTHTLADAKREQKRAYWTLVLPGFLIYISVMAFPTLFSIFLSLSDYSGGKLFGGKPVHLVGFKWYQNLFADEYFYLALKNNMWIVFVSVFGQIPLGFFLAYVLYRGIVKFADFFQTMIYLPTVISTVVIGILWKSFFAPYGAFPELVRLFNPQYEYGISNHPMLPVLFVILWMYTGMYLIIFIANLQKIDSAVIEAARIDGATEGQTLRYVILPALSGVLVTTAILAISGSLKSFDLIYVMTAGGPANRTSVLSIYMFDKAFKGAPRYPLANAISTVMVVISFILIGLTKWVERKFGGRE from the coding sequence ATGCCTAAAACGCATACGCTGGCAGATGCGAAGCGAGAGCAGAAAAGGGCCTATTGGACCTTGGTGCTTCCCGGCTTTCTCATCTATATATCGGTCATGGCATTCCCGACGCTATTTTCGATCTTTCTCAGTTTAAGTGATTATAGCGGAGGAAAACTCTTTGGTGGCAAGCCGGTACATCTGGTTGGCTTCAAGTGGTATCAGAATCTCTTTGCTGATGAGTATTTCTACCTGGCATTGAAGAACAATATGTGGATTGTCTTTGTCTCAGTGTTTGGACAGATACCCCTCGGATTCTTTCTAGCCTATGTGCTGTACCGTGGGATTGTGAAGTTTGCAGATTTTTTCCAAACCATGATCTATCTTCCTACCGTCATATCCACCGTTGTCATTGGTATTCTCTGGAAATCATTCTTTGCCCCCTATGGTGCATTCCCTGAACTGGTGCGGTTATTCAATCCTCAGTATGAGTATGGGATAAGCAATCACCCAATGTTGCCGGTTCTCTTTGTTATCCTGTGGATGTATACCGGTATGTATTTGATCATTTTTATTGCCAACCTGCAGAAAATTGATAGTGCTGTCATTGAAGCAGCCCGAATCGATGGTGCGACTGAGGGGCAGACACTTCGCTACGTCATTCTTCCTGCACTCTCAGGGGTATTGGTTACCACAGCGATTCTTGCTATCAGCGGATCTCTGAAGAGTTTTGACCTTATTTACGTGATGACTGCTGGGGGGCCGGCAAACCGTACCAGTGTGCTCTCCATCTACATGTTCGACAAGGCCTTCAAGGGGGCCCCGAGATATCCTCTGGCCAATGCAATCAGTACGGTGATGGTAGTCATCAGTTTTATTCTTATTGGCTTGACCAAGTGGGTTGAGAGAAAGTTCGGGGGGAGGGAATAG
- a CDS encoding carbohydrate ABC transporter permease: MRDVKDTRSTRAKINLGLTYAVMIFFTVMAIYPLLWLVMNSFKTTTEFQLNKLGIPQDWVLINYQDAWVRGKFPSLILNSIIYTGITTVATLVFSFMAGFAFAKIPHKATKYIHGSFVIGLLLTLQSIMVPLFLIINWVGLYNSRLGVLIPYIGIAMPMGIYLGTEYIKSIPTALVESARIDGATYMKIFISIIVPMAAPVGVTVAILTVTGTWNEFMLINILTSSDALKSLPVGVQKFAGALSSDFGKQFAALVIGLIPMLLFYMFFRKEITKGVAAGAVKG, from the coding sequence ATGCGTGATGTGAAAGATACCCGCTCAACCAGGGCAAAAATCAATCTGGGTTTGACCTACGCGGTCATGATTTTCTTTACGGTCATGGCAATTTATCCTCTGCTCTGGCTTGTGATGAACTCCTTCAAGACCACTACTGAGTTCCAGTTGAATAAGCTGGGCATACCGCAAGATTGGGTTCTGATCAACTATCAGGATGCTTGGGTCAGAGGGAAATTCCCCAGTCTGATTCTCAACAGTATCATCTACACAGGTATTACCACGGTAGCAACATTGGTGTTCTCCTTCATGGCAGGCTTTGCATTTGCAAAGATTCCCCATAAGGCTACCAAGTATATCCATGGCTCCTTTGTTATAGGGTTGCTCTTAACCCTCCAATCCATCATGGTTCCGCTCTTCCTGATCATTAACTGGGTGGGATTGTACAATTCCCGTCTCGGTGTTCTGATTCCCTATATAGGTATAGCAATGCCAATGGGTATCTATCTTGGCACTGAGTATATCAAATCCATTCCCACTGCCTTGGTTGAGTCTGCACGTATTGATGGCGCAACCTATATGAAGATATTCATTTCAATTATTGTCCCGATGGCAGCTCCGGTTGGAGTGACGGTTGCAATCCTTACTGTTACCGGTACGTGGAATGAGTTCATGTTGATCAATATCCTGACCAGTAGTGATGCTCTCAAGAGCCTGCCGGTTGGAGTTCAGAAGTTTGCAGGAGCTCTGAGTAGTGACTTCGGAAAACAATTCGCTGCATTGGTGATAGGGCTGATTCCGATGTTGCTCTTCTACATGTTCTTCCGCAAGGAGATTACGAAGGGTGTAGCCGCCGGCGCTGTAAAAGGCTAA
- a CDS encoding extracellular solute-binding protein, with protein MTGLKKISVLALALLLVVTSVFAQGAKEDASASGQVELTVLNYIDMSEPNSANEIKMVWDKFEEENPDIKLVREDLFNEPFHQKTEAYVASGQVPDVLYMWPSGRSTSLHTTNSVKDLMPFLEKDGLVDDYNPATTAPQFAGYLAELPNGVTTTHMLYVNAKVLRENGFDIPKSYDEMKAMVKPLKAKGIDLIAMDNMDAWVMQSCLFSMVVGRYGGVDWYDQLAAGKIDFTDDWFVKSLELIDDMYSSGMLNRNSLSSPYGSSRGSFASGKAAFYIDGDWSTASFQTDITTGKALVSPESQQNDFELMVIPNLPGEVIKNSNSGVVGTGWGMSANIPAGSAKEAAAWRLIKYLQGEYVQTYRLTTGASFPSNLNVDVEKVVEEKNLEPFIAKRAAYYAAHTPITPVIDGVLHSDVYNVINTGLQEIGLGDKSPMQVASEVQKAWDSWKKNQ; from the coding sequence ATGACTGGTTTGAAGAAAATTTCCGTTCTGGCGCTTGCGCTGTTGCTGGTGGTAACATCAGTATTTGCTCAAGGTGCCAAGGAAGATGCTAGTGCATCTGGGCAAGTAGAGCTAACCGTGTTGAACTACATTGACATGTCCGAGCCAAACAGTGCCAATGAGATCAAGATGGTTTGGGACAAGTTTGAGGAAGAAAATCCAGACATCAAGCTGGTACGTGAGGATCTGTTCAATGAGCCTTTCCACCAGAAGACCGAAGCCTATGTTGCCAGTGGCCAAGTTCCTGATGTGTTGTACATGTGGCCCAGTGGTCGTTCCACCAGCCTGCATACTACCAATAGCGTGAAAGACTTGATGCCGTTCCTTGAGAAAGATGGTCTGGTTGACGATTACAATCCAGCAACCACTGCTCCACAGTTCGCAGGATATCTTGCTGAACTTCCCAATGGTGTCACCACCACACACATGCTTTATGTGAATGCAAAGGTGCTCCGTGAGAATGGTTTTGATATTCCCAAGAGCTATGATGAGATGAAAGCTATGGTCAAGCCCTTGAAGGCTAAAGGCATTGATTTGATCGCCATGGATAACATGGATGCTTGGGTCATGCAGAGTTGCCTCTTCTCCATGGTCGTTGGACGTTACGGTGGAGTTGACTGGTATGACCAGCTTGCTGCTGGCAAAATCGACTTTACTGATGACTGGTTCGTGAAGTCCCTTGAGTTGATCGATGATATGTATAGCTCTGGAATGCTGAACAGAAACAGCCTGAGCAGCCCTTACGGTTCATCACGTGGTAGTTTTGCAAGCGGAAAAGCTGCTTTCTACATTGATGGCGACTGGTCCACTGCATCCTTCCAGACTGATATCACCACCGGCAAGGCTCTGGTCAGCCCCGAATCCCAGCAGAACGATTTCGAGCTTATGGTTATTCCCAACCTTCCTGGCGAAGTTATCAAGAACTCCAATAGTGGTGTTGTAGGAACCGGCTGGGGAATGAGTGCTAACATTCCTGCTGGCTCTGCCAAGGAAGCTGCTGCCTGGAGATTGATCAAGTACTTGCAGGGAGAGTATGTACAGACTTACCGTCTGACCACTGGTGCTTCCTTCCCCTCCAATCTCAATGTTGATGTTGAGAAGGTGGTTGAAGAAAAGAATCTTGAGCCGTTCATTGCCAAGAGAGCTGCCTACTATGCCGCTCACACCCCGATTACCCCGGTTATCGATGGTGTCTTGCACAGTGATGTCTACAATGTCATCAATACCGGTTTGCAGGAAATCGGTCTTGGAGACAAGAGTCCTATGCAGGTTGCCTCTGAAGTACAGAAAGCTTGGGACAGCTGGAAGAAGAACCAGTAA
- a CDS encoding glycoside hydrolase family 2 protein: MQTLNLNGIWRLSPLDNKAISPYCSYFLEHENLPCSLPGDIHSALLAADVIADPYIGQQELDIQWVGKYDWVLSKRFDVDESMLTEGRAILTLKMADTFITIHLNGEEVGKSDNQFRRWRFDLAGKLKEGENILTLTFTSAEKKAVALAESLPYPIPYSEYPVSAKHRNLVRKTQCHSGWDWGPCILAMGVYEPIELSFIDEGIIEEITCDTIEMGKDRWDAVVRVIYNAKQEQSLDCRLMLAGSKQEGTVHMQQGLNKLEFRLQCKQIKRWWPNGEGKATLYPLQLSVGSQQTEKRIGFRTLLLRTEAEPDGGKPMVFNVNGRDIFAKGTNWIPLDALPSRLTPDRYEYLLQSCVEANMNMIRVWGGGLYEKEVFYDLCDEKGLLVWQDCMFSCSMYPTNAEFLSSVEAELRYQVPRLKDHPSLALWCGNNEDLGAISWYEESRKNHIRYVIDYDRLNEGVVGKVIKELDPHRQWWPSSPSAGENDYSDNWHDDSKGDMHFWSVWHEGKSFEEYYSINPRFVSEFGFQSFPLLDTVKSYATEEMWNLTSKVMEHHQKNPRGNSIIMENFTRYYRFPSSFAQMLYLSQVQQAKAMKMAIEYWRTTMPHCMGALYWQLNDNWPVASWSSIDYYGNWKLLHYAAKRFYSPSLPIAYMKEDGIVEVYVVNDGPKEIKDAKLSVKFCTYEGKKLSKMEYRMDCKARSSSHMCTINLHKKRKIDRENTFIYLKLKSDDLYIENQLMLEKPKRSNLKDPGIKREVSKTAGGFSVTVSCTYPAFEVALEAEGISGVFSDNLFAIRPTAQKVVTFKPREEVSLEDFKKQLKIYDLWGSSH; encoded by the coding sequence ATGCAAACACTGAATTTGAATGGAATCTGGCGTTTGAGCCCCTTGGACAACAAAGCAATTTCCCCCTATTGCTCATATTTCTTAGAACACGAGAATTTACCTTGCAGTCTCCCTGGCGATATTCACTCAGCCCTTCTGGCAGCAGATGTGATCGCAGACCCCTATATCGGTCAGCAGGAACTGGACATACAATGGGTCGGAAAATACGACTGGGTACTGAGCAAGAGGTTCGATGTGGATGAGTCAATGCTCACTGAAGGAAGAGCGATACTCACCCTAAAGATGGCTGACACCTTCATCACCATCCACCTGAACGGTGAAGAGGTAGGCAAATCGGACAATCAGTTCCGTCGTTGGCGTTTTGATCTGGCAGGAAAACTTAAGGAAGGAGAAAACATACTCACCCTGACCTTCACCAGTGCTGAGAAGAAAGCCGTGGCATTGGCGGAATCACTTCCCTATCCGATCCCCTACTCTGAATATCCTGTCAGTGCCAAGCATCGCAACCTGGTACGCAAGACCCAATGTCACAGTGGGTGGGACTGGGGCCCTTGCATTCTTGCCATGGGGGTCTATGAACCAATTGAACTCTCTTTCATTGATGAAGGCATCATCGAGGAAATAACCTGCGATACCATTGAGATGGGAAAAGACCGATGGGACGCGGTAGTTCGGGTTATCTACAACGCAAAACAGGAACAGAGCCTTGATTGCCGTCTCATGCTGGCTGGCTCAAAGCAAGAAGGGACAGTGCACATGCAGCAAGGGCTCAACAAGTTAGAGTTCCGTCTTCAGTGTAAACAGATAAAACGATGGTGGCCCAACGGAGAAGGAAAGGCAACGCTTTATCCTTTGCAACTGAGCGTAGGAAGCCAACAAACAGAAAAACGTATCGGTTTTAGGACCTTGCTTTTACGCACCGAAGCAGAACCAGATGGCGGCAAGCCCATGGTATTCAACGTCAATGGGCGTGATATCTTTGCAAAAGGCACCAACTGGATCCCTCTTGATGCCCTCCCCAGTCGGTTGACCCCCGATCGTTATGAGTATTTGTTGCAATCCTGTGTTGAAGCCAACATGAACATGATCCGCGTATGGGGGGGTGGCCTCTACGAAAAAGAGGTGTTCTATGATCTTTGCGATGAGAAAGGACTGCTTGTTTGGCAGGACTGCATGTTCAGTTGCTCAATGTACCCAACCAATGCTGAGTTCCTCTCCAGTGTTGAGGCAGAGCTCCGTTACCAAGTACCAAGGCTGAAGGATCATCCGAGCCTTGCCCTCTGGTGTGGGAACAATGAGGATCTGGGTGCCATCTCCTGGTACGAAGAGTCCAGAAAGAATCATATCCGCTATGTCATCGACTACGACCGACTCAATGAGGGGGTGGTAGGAAAGGTCATAAAGGAACTTGATCCCCATAGGCAGTGGTGGCCAAGCAGCCCAAGTGCTGGAGAGAATGACTACTCGGACAACTGGCATGATGACAGCAAGGGCGATATGCACTTCTGGTCAGTCTGGCATGAAGGGAAAAGCTTCGAGGAATACTACTCCATCAACCCGCGTTTTGTGAGTGAGTTCGGCTTCCAGAGTTTTCCCCTGCTGGATACGGTGAAGAGCTACGCAACTGAAGAGATGTGGAATCTTACCAGCAAGGTGATGGAACACCACCAGAAGAATCCACGTGGGAATTCCATCATCATGGAAAACTTCACCAGGTATTACCGCTTCCCCTCCTCATTCGCCCAAATGCTCTACCTCTCACAGGTACAGCAGGCAAAAGCAATGAAGATGGCGATTGAATACTGGAGAACCACCATGCCACACTGCATGGGAGCACTCTACTGGCAGCTGAATGACAACTGGCCAGTTGCTTCCTGGTCCTCAATCGACTACTACGGTAACTGGAAACTACTTCACTATGCAGCAAAACGGTTCTATAGCCCCTCACTCCCGATTGCATACATGAAGGAAGATGGCATCGTAGAGGTCTATGTGGTAAACGATGGACCAAAGGAGATCAAGGATGCAAAACTTTCGGTCAAGTTCTGTACCTATGAAGGCAAGAAGCTGAGCAAGATGGAATACCGTATGGACTGCAAGGCAAGAAGCAGCTCTCATATGTGCACCATCAACCTCCATAAGAAACGCAAGATTGATCGGGAGAACACCTTCATCTATCTGAAACTGAAAAGCGATGATCTGTACATCGAGAACCAACTTATGCTGGAAAAACCGAAGCGAAGCAATCTGAAGGATCCTGGGATAAAGCGTGAGGTTTCAAAAACAGCAGGAGGATTCTCCGTCACCGTAAGTTGTACCTATCCTGCTTTCGAGGTCGCACTGGAAGCTGAGGGCATCAGTGGTGTATTCAGCGACAATCTGTTTGCAATCCGTCCTACTGCACAGAAAGTGGTCACCTTCAAGCCGAGAGAAGAAGTCAGTCTGGAAGATTTCAAGAAGCAACTGAAGATATATGATCTTTGGGGAAGCAGTCACTAA
- a CDS encoding sensor domain-containing diguanylate cyclase yields the protein MLQIKAKANLQWNLKAFMLASLLTMLLLITTYGLYSGWKEQYIEEGKHRAQTELLNLRKNMFLLLGNQEMFTTLYGLRLEESLQEGIIPDLEDLRSYLTVLEKDKQSFSFASLAMDGLVIDQYPKEGGRQVGFDLKSLPMYRQHIEHLMRQASVSIDGPLYLDDGKPYLVFRYPLLVENKQAWGLLSLFFEMESFLLGAGLEDLSPQYRYHFSFSHLGGDDTYTWGDPNLGDYDPASLILSYSLLTWKMEIAPVDSWDSGEIVLVLYAILGSLVSIGAGVLSYFRQIKLQTFINRSHTDSLTGLLNKREFLLQLQNELKGGCPFALALLDIDNFKLLNDTHGHINGDKALLRLVSTMKERLRRDDLIGRFGGDEFIIILRGCTQCETCFRIYEYISHVSVPLDGDNIEFAISMGVAFSPNDGSTSEALLEVADKRLYQAKREGKGRILCTD from the coding sequence ATGCTACAGATAAAGGCAAAAGCCAATTTGCAATGGAATCTGAAGGCTTTTATGCTGGCATCTCTCTTGACCATGCTCTTGTTGATCACAACTTATGGGCTCTACTCAGGCTGGAAAGAGCAATACATTGAAGAAGGAAAGCATCGTGCCCAGACAGAACTTCTGAACTTGCGCAAGAACATGTTTCTACTTCTTGGCAACCAGGAGATGTTCACTACCCTCTATGGCTTGCGCCTTGAAGAGAGTTTGCAGGAAGGAATCATCCCTGATCTGGAAGATCTTCGCTCATATCTCACCGTATTGGAGAAGGATAAGCAATCCTTCAGCTTTGCTTCCCTGGCTATGGATGGCCTGGTCATCGACCAGTATCCTAAGGAGGGAGGCCGTCAGGTAGGCTTTGATCTGAAATCCCTTCCCATGTATCGCCAACATATTGAACACCTTATGAGACAGGCCTCTGTAAGTATTGACGGTCCCCTCTACCTGGATGATGGGAAACCTTATCTGGTGTTTCGTTATCCTCTTCTGGTGGAGAACAAGCAAGCATGGGGACTGTTGAGTCTTTTCTTTGAAATGGAATCATTTCTGCTCGGAGCTGGTTTGGAAGATCTCTCCCCGCAGTATCGCTATCATTTTTCATTTTCTCACCTTGGAGGGGATGATACCTATACATGGGGAGACCCAAACCTAGGTGATTACGACCCGGCTTCATTGATCCTCTCATACTCACTCCTGACTTGGAAAATGGAAATTGCTCCTGTAGATTCATGGGACAGCGGTGAAATAGTCTTGGTCCTGTACGCGATCTTGGGGAGCTTGGTTTCCATTGGTGCAGGAGTATTGAGCTATTTCAGGCAAATCAAGCTACAAACATTCATTAATCGTTCCCATACGGACAGCCTTACCGGACTCCTGAACAAACGGGAATTCCTTTTACAGCTACAGAATGAGCTGAAAGGGGGCTGTCCTTTCGCACTTGCATTGCTTGATATCGACAATTTTAAATTGCTCAATGATACCCATGGTCATATAAATGGAGACAAGGCACTGCTGAGGTTGGTATCAACCATGAAGGAGCGCCTGAGACGTGATGACCTGATAGGTCGTTTTGGAGGTGATGAATTCATAATTATTCTCAGGGGATGCACTCAGTGTGAGACCTGTTTTCGCATCTATGAATACATTTCTCATGTTTCAGTCCCCTTGGATGGAGACAATATTGAATTCGCAATCAGCATGGGTGTGGCTTTTTCTCCCAATGATGGCAGTACAAGCGAAGCATTGCTGGAAGTTGCAGACAAGCGGCTCTACCAAGCCAAGAGAGAGGGGAAGGGAAGAATTCTCTGCACTGACTAA
- a CDS encoding diphosphate--fructose-6-phosphate 1-phosphotransferase, with protein MDISPLQKVRYAYQPKLPTILRESITKVTPKKGEATSAQSDTDQIKALFPNTYGLPRVSFITGDNTDISKKRNVGVILSGGQAPGGHNVISGIFDALKAANTENTLYGFKGGPSGILEDSYRIIDEEYLAAFRNTGGFDIIGSGRTKLETEAQFEVCAEVCKKHEIDALVIIGGDDSNTNAAVLAEYFLAKNHGIQVIGCPKTIDGDLKNESIEISFGFDTATKTYSELIGNIERDANSAKKYWHFIKLMGRSASHIALECALETQPNICLISEEVESKGQSLVSIVEYIAKVVAKRAEDGNNFGVALIPEGLIEFIPEIKILISQINNLLAKEEKAFNKIVDSSERISFVAERLSKEAAQVFTILPEEIQKQLLMDRDPHGNVQVSRIETDKLLAQMVEERLSVMKKEGSYTGKFSSMTHFFGYEGRCAFPTNFDADYCYSLGYNAFMLIASGLSGYLSSVTNLAEPAGKWEAGGIPITMMMNMEVRHGEDKPVIKKALVELDGKPFQYFAAHRDNWARETCYTYPGAVQYYGPAEVCDLTTVTLALEQAK; from the coding sequence ATGGACATTTCCCCTTTGCAAAAAGTACGTTATGCCTATCAACCCAAGCTACCCACAATTCTGAGGGAGAGCATCACCAAGGTAACCCCCAAGAAGGGAGAAGCTACCAGTGCACAATCTGACACAGATCAGATCAAGGCACTCTTTCCCAACACATACGGACTCCCGAGAGTTTCGTTCATAACCGGAGATAATACCGATATCAGCAAGAAGCGAAACGTTGGAGTGATACTGAGCGGAGGACAGGCTCCTGGTGGACATAATGTCATCAGTGGAATTTTTGATGCACTGAAGGCAGCTAATACGGAGAATACTCTCTATGGCTTCAAAGGTGGCCCTTCCGGTATTCTGGAAGACTCCTACAGGATCATTGACGAGGAATATCTTGCTGCATTCCGCAACACCGGCGGTTTTGACATCATCGGAAGTGGGAGAACAAAGCTTGAGACTGAGGCTCAGTTTGAGGTATGCGCTGAAGTATGCAAGAAGCATGAGATTGATGCCCTGGTCATCATCGGTGGTGATGATTCAAACACCAATGCAGCTGTCTTGGCTGAGTACTTCCTTGCCAAGAACCACGGCATTCAGGTCATCGGCTGTCCCAAGACAATCGACGGGGATCTGAAAAACGAATCCATTGAAATCTCCTTTGGATTTGATACAGCTACCAAAACTTATAGTGAATTGATCGGCAACATTGAGAGAGACGCCAACAGTGCAAAAAAATACTGGCACTTCATCAAACTCATGGGTCGCTCTGCCAGTCATATTGCCCTTGAATGTGCGCTTGAAACCCAACCCAATATCTGCCTGATCAGCGAGGAGGTGGAGTCCAAGGGACAGAGTCTGGTAAGCATTGTGGAGTACATTGCAAAGGTTGTTGCAAAACGCGCAGAAGATGGGAACAACTTTGGTGTTGCACTTATTCCTGAAGGTTTGATCGAATTTATCCCTGAGATCAAGATCTTGATTAGCCAGATCAATAATCTCCTTGCCAAGGAAGAGAAGGCATTCAACAAGATCGTTGACAGCAGTGAGCGTATCTCCTTTGTTGCAGAGCGACTCAGTAAGGAAGCAGCCCAGGTATTTACCATTCTTCCTGAAGAGATCCAGAAGCAGCTCCTGATGGACCGCGATCCCCATGGGAACGTTCAAGTTTCCAGGATTGAGACTGACAAATTGCTTGCACAGATGGTTGAAGAGAGGCTCTCAGTGATGAAGAAGGAAGGTAGCTATACTGGCAAATTCAGTTCCATGACCCACTTCTTTGGCTATGAGGGCCGTTGTGCGTTCCCGACCAACTTTGATGCAGATTACTGCTACAGTCTTGGCTATAATGCATTCATGTTGATCGCTAGTGGTCTCTCTGGGTATCTTTCATCGGTCACCAACCTCGCAGAACCTGCTGGGAAGTGGGAAGCTGGTGGTATCCCCATCACCATGATGATGAACATGGAGGTACGCCATGGGGAAGATAAGCCTGTTATCAAGAAAGCCCTGGTGGAACTTGATGGAAAGCCCTTCCAGTACTTTGCTGCGCATCGTGACAACTGGGCTCGTGAGACCTGCTACACCTACCCAGGTGCCGTGCAGTACTATGGACCTGCAGAAGTGTGCGACCTGACAACGGTCACACTTGCCTTGGAGCAGGCAAAATAG